A genomic window from Nicotiana sylvestris chromosome 11, ASM39365v2, whole genome shotgun sequence includes:
- the LOC138881539 gene encoding uncharacterized protein — translation MPESVVPKAKAPMPRPPHPYPQRLAKQNSENQFKKFINIMKSLSINVPLVEALEQMSGYEKFMKDLVTKKRSMNCETIKMTHLVSTIVHSMDSKLEDPGAFTIPSTIGAPILPKLYVNMGRFILLADFVILDCEVDYEVPIILGRPFLATGKAFVDVEANELTFLVGDKKVVLCRSMRQPNSNEVCSFVDLVTDVIIDDASATMNVEDNLEVVLLNLDDDEEKEGYVECVNELQGMGSYTYESRKLSLDLENQKTPLKKPAIEEPPTLELKPLPPYLRYEFLDPSSTLPIILSFCLTNMKVDSTLEVLQRRKRVIGWTLANNRGISPAFCMHKIILEEGSKPSVEHQMMLNEAIQEVVNKEIITWLDVRVVYPVSDSSWTSPVQCVLKKVGMIVVTNDKNELIPTRIVTGWRVCMDYRKLNKVNRKDHFPLPFLDQMLDRLAGHVFYCFLDGYSSYNQILIAHEDQEKTTFTCPYGTFAFSRMPFGLCNPLTTF, via the exons ATGCCGGAATCGGTAGTaccaaaggctaaggcaccaatgccCAGGCCTCCTcatccataccctcaaaggcttgcaaagcaaaatagtgagaaccaattcaaaaagtttattAACATAATGAAAAGTTTGTCTATCAATGTACCATTGGTTGAGGCCTTAGAGCAAATGTCGGGATATGaaaagttcatgaaggacttggtcaCCAAGAAGAGATCGATGAATTGTGAAACGATCAAGATGACACATCTAGTGAGTACTATTGTGCACTCAATGGATTCAAAATTGGAAGATCCGGGCGCCTTCACAATCCCTAGCACTATTGGAGCGCCAATTTTGCCAAAGCTTTATGTGAACATGGGgcga TTCATCCTCCTGGCGGACTTCGTGAttcttgattgtgaagtggactatgaggtgcctattattttgggtagacctttccttgctacggggaaggcttTTGTTGATGTTGAAGCCAATGAGCTCACTTTCCTGGTAGGTGATAAAAAGGTGGTCCTGTGCAGATCcatgaggcaaccgaatagcaaTGAAGTTTGTTCATTTGTGGATTTGGTGACGGATGTGATTATTGATGATGCTAGTGCCACAATGAATGTTGAGGATAATTTGGAAGTCGTTTTGCTCAATCTTGACGATGATGAGGAGAAAGAAGGCTACGTGGAGTGTGTGAATGAattgcaaggaatggggtcgtaTACTTATGAATCCCGCAAGCTATCTCTAGATCTTGAAAATCAGAAGACTCCTCTAAAAAAGCCCGCAATCGAGGAGCCTCCAActttggagttaaagccattgcctccatatctcaggtatgaattccttgacccttcttctactttaccgATTATCCTTTCTTTTTGCTTAACTAACATGAAGGTAGATTCCACATTGGAGGTGTTACAAAGGAGGAAAAGAgtaattggatggactttggcgAATAACCGGggcataagccccgccttttgcatgcacaagattattttagAGGAGGGTTCCAAACCCTCCGTTGAACATCAAATGATGCTAAATGAAGCAATACAAGAAGTGGTGAATAAGGAGATAATCACTTGGTTGGATGTCAGGGTTGTTTACCCAGTTTCCGATAGCTCGTGGacctctccggtgcaatgtgtcctAAAGAAAGTGGGCATGATTGTGGTAACAAATGACAAGAATGAATTGATCCCAACAAGAAtcgtcaccgggtggagagtgtgcatggactataggaagctcaacaaagtcaatcgaaaagatcatttccccCTTCCATTTCTTGACCAAATGCTCGATAGGTTGGCCGGACATGTTTtttattgctttcttgatggataCTCCAGCTACAATCAAATCCTTATTGCTCatgaggaccaagagaagaccaccttcacttgtccctatggtacttttgcattctcacggatgccatttggtttgtgtaatccACTGACGACTTTTTaa